TCACCCTCTTCGCCAAGAACAGCGACCGCGAGCCTAACGAGGCCCAGGTTCTTGAGTTCATCCCGAGGATGAAGCACGATGAGGAGATGGTGAAGCTTACCTACGTCGAGTTCCCGCAGGTGAAGGAAACCTATGCGGTCATCCTATCCCGTCCCTGGTGGATGTGGGGGGCCGAGATGGGCGTCAACGAGTTCGAGGTGGCCATAGGGAACACCGCCGTCTTCACGAAGGTCAAAGTTCCGGAGAGGGGAATAACGGGCATGGACATGATACGCCTCGCCCTTGAAAGGACGAAGAGCGCGAGAGAAGCCTTGGACTTCATAGTCTCCCTCGTGGAGCAGGGCCTGCAGGGTGGGAACGGGAGCAAGAGCCACAAGCTCTACTACTTCAGCTCCTTCATAATTGCAGACCCCAAGGAGGCGTGGGTTCTTGAGACTGTCGGTAAGGAGTGGGCGGCAAAGAGGATCGAGGGAGTCTATTCGATATCAAACGCTCTGACGATAGAGAAGGAGTGGGACATGGCCTCCGAGGGCGTTGAGAAGCTCTCTAGGAAGGGGAGCTTTAACTTCGCGAAGCACTTCTCGGACAGGTTTTACACGCACTTCGCCCACGGGAGGGAGAGGAGGGCCTTCACCCTTGGGAAGCTGAAGGAGAGAGAGGGCGAGATAACGCTCGAATACATGATGTCCCTTCTGCGCTCCCACTCGTTCGAGCCATACAGCCCGGAGAAAGGCTCGATGAGGGACATCTGCATGCACTATGGGGGCTTAACGAGACCGTCTCAGACGGCATCATCACAGGTCTCGGAACTCGGAAAGGGCATTCACTGGTTCACGGGCACCTCGAACCCCTGTCTCAGCATCTTCAAGCCGATAACATTTGCTGGGGGCCTTCCCGACCTCGGAAAGGAGCCAACTGACAAGTACGACCCCGATGCCTACTGGTGGCGCTTCGAGGCCTTCCACAGAAAGTTTCTCACGAACTACCGCTCCCACATAGACGACTTTTCCCGCGAGAGGGACGCCCTTCAGGCGGATATAATCCAGAAGGCGAGGGAGATAGAGAAGACTCCGGAGGACTTGAAGGCCCTAACGGAGTGGACCTTCAGGGAGGAAAAGCTCTTCCTCGAAAGGTGGGAGAAGCTGGTAAAGCCCGGGAAGCTGCCCTTTCTCTTTGGGAAGAATTGGAGGAAGGTCAACGAAGATGCCGGGCTTAGAATGGAGGGTTGAAGATGAAGTTTCCCGAGGGCTTTCTGTTCGGAACCGCGACCTCCTCCTACCAGATAGAGGGGGACAACAGGTGGAGCGACTGGTGGTACTGGGCTGAGAAGGGGAAGCTCCCGCACGCGGGCAAGGCCTGCAACTCCTGGGAGCTGTACGAGAAGGACATAGAGCTGATGGCGGAGCTGGGGTACGGGGCATACCGCTTTTCGATAGAGTGGGGCAGGATTTTTCCAGAGGAAGGCAAGCCTAACGAGGAAGCTTTAATGCGCTACCAAGGGATCATCGACCTGCTCAATGAGAAGGGCATCACGCCCATGCTCACTCTCCATCACTTCACCCTGCCAACGTGGTTCGCCCTCAGGGGAGGCTTTGAGAGAGGAGAATCTTGAGCACTGGAGGAGCTACGTCGAGCTGATAGCGGACAACATTGAGGGAGTAGAGCTGGTTGCAACCTTCAACGAGCCGATGGTTTATGCTGTGGCCTCCTACCTTGAGGGCATATTCCCACCGTTCAGGAGGAACCCGCTGAAGGCCGAGAAGGTAGTAGCGAACCTCATCAGGGCACACGCAATAGCCTACGAGGTTCTCCATGGAAAGTTCAAAGTCGGGATAGTGAAGAACCGCCCTCACTTCGTCCCGGCGAGCGACTCCGAGAGGGACAGGAAAGCGGCAGAGGAGTTGGACTACACCTTCAACCGCTCGATTCTGGACGGAATCCTCACGGGGGAGTTCAGGGGCTTTCTCAGGAGGTTTGAAGTCCCCGCCAGCGGCCTCGACTGGCTCGGGATGAACTACTACAACATCATGAAGGTCAGAGCAGTGCGGAACCCGCTCAGGCGCTTCGAGGTTGAGGACGCAGGGGTAAGCAGGAAGACCGACATGGGCTGGAGCGTCTACCCCAGGGGGATTTACGAGGGGCTGAAGGCCTTTTCGGAGTACGGGCTTCCCCTCTACGTGACGGAGAACGGGATAGCGACCCTCGACGACGAGTGGCGCATCGAGTTCATAATCCGGCACCTCCAGTACGTCCACAGGGCCGTCGAGGAAGGAATCGACGTTGGGGGCTACTTCTACTGGTCACTGCTCGACAACTACGAGTGGGCCGAAGGTTTCAGACCGCGCTTCGGGCTGGTTGAGGTGGACTATGAAACGTTCGAGAGAAAACCGAGGAGGAGTGCGTACGTTTACGGCGAGATAGCGAAGAGCGGGGAAATAAGCGATGAACTGCTTGAGAAGTACACCACAGATTAACCCCCGAAGCTATTTTCCTTACCATTCCCCAGTACAAAAAAGAGAAAAGGAGGTCATTTCTCAGTGTTTGGATCGAGGGAGTTGGGACAGAAGTTTCCAACGCATGGTGGGGAGGGATCCTGACCATCGTCTATTGTGGTGAAGTACATCGCCACCTCCACGTTGTTACTGTTGGCTAGCTCAAGGTTCCTCTTAAGTATCGAGGCATAGTACAGCTGGTTAGGTGCTCCACGTTCAATATCAACGTTGTAAGTGGTAACTGACTGGGATGCTTGGGAGTAGCTGAATGTTATTGACAAAGCGCCTACTACCGGAAGCTTGCTCCAGAGCCAGTTGACTGCGGAACCCCCAAGGGGAGTTGAATAAAACTTATATCCCGAACTCCCCTGGAAGTCAAAAACTATATTATCGTAAATTCCTTCGTCTGTAGTCCTTACGACCCTCAGTTTAGTTCCAGTGTTGGCCGTAGGAAAGTGGGAACTCAGAAGGTGGTCTGTGAGCAGGTATCCTCGGTTTAAGTCGCTTTCTTTGATGGTGTGATAGCCACTCATTGTGATCTCTAGGGGATAAACCCCAGCGATGGGTATACTCTCATACTGCTTCTGCCATCTGTCATAAACTGGAATGTTATAGATAACAACCACATACTTTAACGGAAGATTCAGATACCTGTCCAGGTATCCATTCTCCGTTCTTACGTACGGCTCTGGGGCATAGCTAACTTTTAATGTGGAACCCGAGTACGAGCTTCCAAAATCCAGCACGGGTAATCCGTCCACGCTTAGACTCCACATTGACCTCGTGCTTGTAGTCAGCTGAATGCCCCAAGCCATTCCCAGGAGAGTAATCTTCTTGTTGCCCTCAGTCCTGACTTTCAACCCCATGAACGGGATCCATTCAGTGAAGGTCTTTGAGTCCGAATAGTAGGAGTCCTTCAGGTATTCCCAGTTCTCGATTATACAGTACCTGGAATTAAGCTCCTCATACCCCCTGGGACAGGAGGAGGTGCCAAAAAGAGAGCGCAGTTTGTATTTCAATCTCGCCGTTATCGGCAGTTTCAACTCCGGCTTCGTGGATGGCTCTGCGACTTCCTCTATTTCAAACATCCCCTTCAGTTCTAAGGGTTTCCCGGGCTGGATACTCCTCACTCCAATTTTCCCATCCTTTGTGAAGTATATCGCAAGTGGAGTGGGGACTGCATGCAGGTTTTCAGTGGGCATAGCTTCACGCCATTTCTTGCTCTCCGTTCGTAAGGTCACGAAGCCGCGAAGGTGGCCCTGCTTGAGGAGCCTTACCCCTCCCTCTGGAGCGGGCTGGAATATGAAGACCTTGGCATCCCCTCTGAGGTAAGTCCTCTCGATGCTCAAAAAGTCCGTTGCCGCCATACCGATGGTAGAGGTCAACAATATAGTCAGCAACAGGACTCCAACTACCTTGAGTTTCATAACACCACCTTTTAGAGTTCTCAATTATTTTTCTAAGCTTGCCTTTCATAAATTTTACTGTTTAAAGTTGTTCAATTATCTGTCGCTATAAAGACAATTGTGAAAAAGACGAAAAGGAGGTCTGCATCTACGGAGAAATAAGCGATGAGATGCTCGAGAAGTACAGGCTAAAAGAGCTCTAGGCCCTCAGCCAGTACCTGATGGTTTCAACGTCTCCCTCATCAAACTGAGGGAGCATATCGAGGTGAAGGCTCATCAGCTCGGCCATGGCCTTCAGCCCGGTCCCTGTATCGTGAACCACCGGGTCGAGGAGAATGGCCCTTATCACCTTTTCCACGTTTCCTTCTGCTGCCGCCTCGGCCGAGAGCCGCTGTATCTCCGCCTGAACGCGGAGGGGTGTGAGGACTTCCCTTGGAAGTTCAACGCGCAGGGGCTTTACACTCTTCGATGAAACCTCTGCGGGCACCTCCACTATGGTTCCATCAGGGAGGTCTATGTAGCCCCTGTTGGGGACGTTTATCGCCTCCTGGAGCTTGTCCTTTCCTTCAAGTCCCTCAACGACGTTCATGGCAACATCTGGGAACTTGACGTACCTTTTGAAGGCGAACTTCGGGACGAGGCCACGAAGGAACAGCCCCAGCAGTTTTCTGACCTCTTCGCCTTCCTTCCTCGTCCTCTCTATCCAGCTGAGGCCCTTTTTCCCCTCTGGAATCAGTGGCCAGGCGAAGCTCAGGTATTCCCCTATGTGGTTGTCGTCCGGGGAGGGGAAGAGTCCGTAGGTCCTGTAGAGGAGCTGGCTCAGCGGTTCAAAGTTCGGGTTCTTTTTCAGAGCCCCATCAAGCCTCGGGTAGGCGTCCTCGCCATCGATGAAAAGCTCCTTTATCCAGGTGAAGTGGTTCAGGCCGGCGGCGATGAAGCCTATCTCCCTCTCGTCAACCCCCAGCAGGGGAGCCAGTATCTCCTTCCTCTCAAGGTAGCCTGTGCAGAGGCCGTAGACGTTCTTCAGGCGAGTGTAGTTCAGAACCGCGTAGGTCACCCTCGGCTCGGGGTTGGAGTAGATGAAAACACCCGCTTCCCTGTTGATGTCCTCGATGGTTCCCGCGATGTCTAGAACCAACGGGACGACCCTGAGGGTGTGACTTAAGCCGCCTATTCCCCCGTTCTCACCGAGGACCTGCATGATGCCGTACCTGTGGGGAATCTCGAAATCCAGCCTCCATCTCGGATAGCGCTCTTTCTCAATGGAGATGACCGCGTAGTCGACGCCGTAATCGTTCAACTCTTCGATGTCCCCCAGCGGCGTTACGGTGAAGCCGGCCTTGAAGGTCTTCCTTATCTTCTCCGCGAGTTTGGTTATGAACCTCAACCGCCCCTCGTTCACTTCAACAAGGTAAACGTCGGCGTTCTTCAAGTAATCGCTCGTGGCTATCGTGTAGAGGCCGAGGGGCGTGAATATACTGCCGGCACCGATGAAGGCTATCCTCATTCATAGCACCCCCGCGAGCGGGTTGGCGTGGAAGAGCACCGTAGGAAGAATCCTTATTCCCTCCCCGTACTTAAAACCAGCCATCCCGCCGTAGAAGCGCGCCACACTCTTCACGAAGACCTCCCAGGAGTTCCAATCGGCCTTGAACTGGCTTCTGTGCGCCTTTAGGGCCCTCAGCTTGGCCTTCATGACCCCGGTTACGTCCTCGATGTGGTTCGGGTTGTCCGTGTAGTAGAAGCCGAGGAGCTTAACATTCCAGGGCTCGCCATCTCCAACGCTCGGAAGGGAGGAGAAGAAGGCCGCTTCACCGGTCAGAAGGCCGGCTCTCCTGTGGTCTGGGTGAACGTCGTAGGCGAGCCAGGGGTCGGGGGCGAGAATTAGGTCGGGCCTCTCAGCGCGTATAATTCCAATTATTTCATCACGGACTTCTTCGCTGTAGGGAAGCCTCGTGTCCGGATAATCCAGCCAGAGGAGTCTTTTTACGCCGATTATTTCCGCAGCGGCTTTCTGCTCATCCCTTCTCATTCGCTTCAGCTCCTCCGGGGAAAGCTCTCTGCTCCCGGCGGAACCGTCGGTGAGCGTGAGGTATGTTATCTCCTTCCCAGTCTGTGCAAGTTTGAAGAGCGTTCCTCCAATGGCCAGCTCGCAATCATCGGGGTGGGGCTGAACGCAAAGGATTTTCTTGACCCCTTCAAAGAGCCTTTCAA
This window of the Thermococcus siculi genome carries:
- a CDS encoding family 4 glycosyl hydrolase; protein product: MRIAFIGAGSIFTPLGLYTIATSDYLKNADVYLVEVNEGRLRFITKLAEKIRKTFKAGFTVTPLGDIEELNDYGVDYAVISIEKERYPRWRLDFEIPHRYGIMQVLGENGGIGGLSHTLRVVPLVLDIAGTIEDINREAGVFIYSNPEPRVTYAVLNYTRLKNVYGLCTGYLERKEILAPLLGVDEREIGFIAAGLNHFTWIKELFIDGEDAYPRLDGALKKNPNFEPLSQLLYRTYGLFPSPDDNHIGEYLSFAWPLIPEGKKGLSWIERTRKEGEEVRKLLGLFLRGLVPKFAFKRYVKFPDVAMNVVEGLEGKDKLQEAINVPNRGYIDLPDGTIVEVPAEVSSKSVKPLRVELPREVLTPLRVQAEIQRLSAEAAAEGNVEKVIRAILLDPVVHDTGTGLKAMAELMSLHLDMLPQFDEGDVETIRYWLRA
- a CDS encoding C69 family dipeptidase — encoded protein: MCDILIATPEATREGITLFAKNSDREPNEAQVLEFIPRMKHDEEMVKLTYVEFPQVKETYAVILSRPWWMWGAEMGVNEFEVAIGNTAVFTKVKVPERGITGMDMIRLALERTKSAREALDFIVSLVEQGLQGGNGSKSHKLYYFSSFIIADPKEAWVLETVGKEWAAKRIEGVYSISNALTIEKEWDMASEGVEKLSRKGSFNFAKHFSDRFYTHFAHGRERRAFTLGKLKEREGEITLEYMMSLLRSHSFEPYSPEKGSMRDICMHYGGLTRPSQTASSQVSELGKGIHWFTGTSNPCLSIFKPITFAGGLPDLGKEPTDKYDPDAYWWRFEAFHRKFLTNYRSHIDDFSRERDALQADIIQKAREIEKTPEDLKALTEWTFREEKLFLERWEKLVKPGKLPFLFGKNWRKVNEDAGLRMEG
- a CDS encoding PIG-L deacetylase family protein; its protein translation is MKPLLLAKAKLRGVSPEEFRAVLRETLGFDVERLFEGVKKILCVQPHPDDCELAIGGTLFKLAQTGKEITYLTLTDGSAGSRELSPEELKRMRRDEQKAAAEIIGVKRLLWLDYPDTRLPYSEEVRDEIIGIIRAERPDLILAPDPWLAYDVHPDHRRAGLLTGEAAFFSSLPSVGDGEPWNVKLLGFYYTDNPNHIEDVTGVMKAKLRALKAHRSQFKADWNSWEVFVKSVARFYGGMAGFKYGEGIRILPTVLFHANPLAGVL